A region from the Bacillota bacterium genome encodes:
- a CDS encoding 30S ribosomal protein S18, translating to MRRERGRRAKRRVCSFCVDKIESIDYKDTGRLRKYVTERGKILPRRISGNCAKHQRQLTIAIKRARHVALLPFTAE from the coding sequence ATGAGACGAGAGAGGGGCCGAAGGGCAAAAAGGCGAGTCTGCAGTTTTTGCGTCGATAAGATAGAAAGCATAGATTACAAGGATACGGGAAGGCTGCGCAAGTATGTTACCGAGAGAGGGAAGATCCTGCCAAGGCGTATATCTGGAAACTGCGCGAAACACCAGCGACAGCTGACCATCGCAATCAAGCGGGCGCGTCATGTAGCGCTCCTTCCTTTCACCGCTGAATAG
- a CDS encoding single-stranded DNA-binding protein yields the protein MNRVVLVGRLARDPELRYTQSGIPVANFTIAVNRPFTNQQGEREADFIDVVVWRAQAENCANYLTKGSLAGVDGRLQVRSYETPEGQKRRVTEVIADRVEFLGRPREGAAGPSPGPGFTPAESPDENEAAMPPEDNEVPF from the coding sequence GTGAATAGGGTGGTGCTCGTTGGGAGGCTCGCAAGAGACCCCGAGTTGAGGTACACGCAGAGCGGGATACCAGTTGCGAATTTCACCATCGCCGTGAACAGGCCTTTCACCAATCAGCAGGGTGAACGCGAAGCGGACTTTATCGATGTGGTAGTGTGGCGGGCACAGGCCGAGAACTGCGCGAACTACCTCACAAAGGGGAGCCTTGCCGGAGTCGATGGCAGGCTGCAGGTGCGATCCTACGAAACCCCTGAGGGCCAGAAGCGCAGAGTCACCGAGGTTATTGCCGACAGGGTGGAATTCCTGGGCAGGCCACGGGAGGGCGCCGCGGGCCCGAGTCCGGGTCCAGGCTTTACGCCTGCTGAATCACCCGACGAGAATGAAGCCGCGATGCCGCCCGAGGATAATGAAGTCCCATTCTGA
- a CDS encoding 30S ribosomal protein S6 — protein MRDYEVMFIIKPDLEEDAMNAIITKFEDLIKNGGGEIEKTDRWGKRRLAYEIDGSNEGYYVLIDFKAEAGVAGELERVLKITDGVVRFLITRRGE, from the coding sequence ATGCGGGATTACGAGGTGATGTTCATCATCAAGCCCGACCTCGAGGAAGATGCAATGAACGCCATCATAACAAAGTTCGAGGACCTCATCAAGAATGGTGGCGGCGAGATCGAGAAAACCGACAGGTGGGGCAAGAGGCGCCTGGCATACGAGATCGATGGCTCCAACGAAGGCTACTACGTGCTTATCGATTTCAAGGCGGAGGCCGGCGTTGCCGGCGAGCTCGAGCGGGTGCTGAAGATCACGGATGGAGTGGTCCGTTTCCTCATAACGCGAAGAGGCGAGTGA
- the ychF gene encoding redox-regulated ATPase YchF: MLRIGIVGLPNAGKSTLFNALTRAGAQVASYPFTTIDPNVGVVEVPDERLAVIAGIVKPEKVTPATIEFVDIAGLVKGASRGEGLGNRFLAHIREVDAIAHVVRCFCDRDVPHVAGEPDPVRDIETINLELILADLETLEKRIERTSRMLKSGEKEYKEEMELLMRVRDALNAGRPARLVNMTEEERSRLESLFLLTMKPVIYVANIDEGEVGNAYVRGPGLAWDLGGAAPVIPVSAKVEAEVAELAEADPDGAREYLNMLGLTESGLNRLVRAAYESLDLITFFTTRGIEVRAWTVHRGATAPRAAGKVHSDMERGFIKAEVVSYDDLVRAGSMAAAREEGLVRTEGKEYIVQDGDVMLFRFNV; encoded by the coding sequence ATGCTCAGGATAGGAATAGTTGGCCTGCCAAATGCCGGCAAGTCCACCCTTTTCAACGCGCTTACGAGGGCGGGCGCCCAGGTGGCGAGCTACCCATTCACCACTATCGATCCCAATGTTGGGGTAGTGGAGGTGCCGGATGAACGGCTCGCGGTCATCGCCGGAATTGTCAAACCCGAGAAGGTCACGCCGGCGACGATTGAGTTTGTAGATATCGCCGGCCTGGTGAAAGGTGCGAGCCGGGGCGAGGGCCTGGGGAACAGGTTTCTCGCGCATATCCGGGAGGTCGACGCCATAGCCCATGTTGTGCGTTGCTTCTGTGACCGAGACGTTCCCCATGTTGCAGGCGAGCCTGACCCCGTGAGGGATATCGAAACCATAAACCTCGAGCTCATCCTCGCAGACCTCGAGACCCTCGAGAAACGCATCGAACGCACATCGCGAATGCTCAAGAGCGGCGAGAAGGAATACAAGGAGGAGATGGAGCTCCTCATGCGGGTGAGGGACGCCCTGAACGCCGGGCGGCCTGCCCGGCTCGTGAACATGACAGAGGAGGAACGCAGCCGGCTCGAGAGCCTTTTTTTGTTGACGATGAAGCCTGTTATCTATGTGGCCAACATAGATGAGGGCGAAGTTGGTAATGCTTATGTCCGGGGCCCTGGCCTTGCCTGGGACCTCGGCGGGGCTGCCCCCGTCATTCCGGTGAGCGCCAAGGTAGAGGCCGAGGTTGCCGAGCTCGCGGAGGCAGACCCGGATGGTGCCAGGGAGTATCTTAATATGCTGGGCCTTACAGAATCAGGCTTAAACCGCCTTGTGAGGGCGGCATATGAGAGTTTGGACCTGATAACGTTCTTTACAACCAGGGGAATCGAGGTCCGGGCCTGGACGGTCCACCGCGGTGCGACGGCCCCGCGGGCCGCGGGCAAGGTGCACAGCGACATGGAGCGCGGATTCATAAAGGCCGAGGTTGTGAGCTATGATGACCTGGTCAGGGCGGGGTCCATGGCCGCGGCGCGCGAAGAGGGGCTTGTAAGGACCGAGGGCAAGGAGTATATCGTGCAGGACGGGGACGTTATGTTATTTCGCTTCAATGTCTAG
- a CDS encoding DUF951 domain-containing protein: MKFRIGDIVQMRKQHPCGSFEWEVMRVGADFRIKCLGCGRVVMLPRAKFERSVKAVKTPDAPVAHDHGIEGNGDGEGGEEG, from the coding sequence ATGAAATTCAGGATAGGTGACATCGTCCAGATGCGAAAACAGCACCCATGCGGGAGTTTTGAATGGGAGGTCATGCGGGTCGGCGCGGATTTCCGGATAAAGTGCCTCGGCTGCGGCCGCGTCGTGATGCTGCCCCGGGCGAAATTCGAGAGGAGCGTCAAGGCGGTGAAGACCCCTGATGCGCCTGTTGCTCACGACCACGGGATCGAGGGGAATGGAGATGGGGAGGGGGGTGAGGAAGGGTAA
- a CDS encoding mechanosensitive ion channel family protein: MFKWTDAIPKWIPVSKLQEMAFNASKGALRIVVIIVLAVILVRLSGTMIETVLSRAQGGQNGKKPYFDERKLKTLGPLLKSIVRYVIYFFAGMAIIGEFGIDTTSLLAGAGLAGLAVGFGAQNLVRDVINGFFILFEDQFGVGDYVAINDVSGIVEDIGLRVTRVRDFGGQLHIVPNSQINKVTNYMGAAMRVLFEIGIAYETDVERAIKLLSEDFEKAKVEIDGIVEGPTVLGLSDFADSAVKLMVIAKTKPMEQWRVERELKLRIKHLFDREGIVIPYPHHYVIFEREARWEREKGEGPGQREPWEGQSEGRGNA; encoded by the coding sequence ATGTTTAAATGGACGGACGCGATCCCGAAATGGATCCCGGTATCGAAGCTTCAGGAAATGGCCTTTAACGCCAGTAAGGGCGCGCTCAGGATAGTCGTCATCATCGTGCTGGCAGTTATCCTTGTGAGGCTGAGTGGCACAATGATTGAAACGGTTCTATCCAGGGCTCAGGGCGGCCAGAACGGCAAAAAACCCTATTTCGATGAGAGGAAGCTGAAAACCCTCGGGCCCCTTTTGAAGAGCATAGTGCGTTATGTCATATACTTCTTTGCGGGCATGGCCATTATAGGAGAATTCGGGATCGACACGACGAGTCTTCTCGCCGGGGCGGGCCTGGCCGGCCTGGCGGTCGGGTTTGGAGCGCAGAACCTGGTTCGCGACGTAATCAACGGCTTCTTCATCTTGTTCGAGGACCAGTTCGGCGTGGGCGACTATGTTGCCATCAATGATGTTTCAGGGATCGTCGAGGATATAGGGTTGAGGGTTACGCGAGTGAGGGATTTCGGGGGGCAGCTACATATCGTCCCCAACAGCCAGATCAACAAGGTGACGAACTATATGGGGGCCGCGATGAGGGTCCTGTTTGAGATCGGCATCGCATATGAGACGGATGTCGAGCGAGCGATCAAGCTCCTGAGCGAGGACTTTGAAAAGGCGAAGGTCGAGATCGACGGGATAGTTGAGGGCCCGACCGTGCTTGGCCTCAGTGATTTTGCGGACTCGGCGGTCAAGCTCATGGTCATCGCGAAGACAAAGCCCATGGAGCAGTGGCGTGTCGAGAGGGAGCTGAAGCTCCGCATCAAGCACCTGTTTGACAGGGAGGGAATAGTGATCCCGTATCCGCACCACTATGTGATCTTCGAGCGCGAGGCCCGCTGGGAGAGGGAGAAAGGCGAGGGACCTGGACAGCGTGAGCCGTGGGAGGGGCAGAGCGAGGGCAGGGGGAATGCATGA
- a CDS encoding universal stress protein: MRSLFDLVIVPVDGSDSSRAALEEAIRAVGAFDGGLIVAVSVVDEDVVLQLSRFETRGRAYSERKLEANSMRNLNMAEKMCNAAGVKMEKVIRKGVPYLEIVEEARSRDATLIVMGKVGMRGPRRILIGSVTERVIEHAMCPVLVTTGRSQPSIL, encoded by the coding sequence GTGCGGTCGCTATTTGACCTCGTAATTGTTCCTGTGGATGGGTCGGACTCTTCGCGTGCGGCTCTCGAGGAGGCCATAAGGGCGGTCGGGGCGTTTGACGGAGGCCTGATAGTAGCGGTGAGCGTCGTGGACGAGGATGTCGTGCTGCAGCTTTCACGGTTTGAGACGCGAGGCAGGGCATACTCCGAGAGGAAGCTCGAAGCCAATAGCATGAGAAATCTAAATATGGCTGAAAAGATGTGCAACGCCGCTGGCGTGAAAATGGAGAAGGTTATCCGCAAGGGCGTGCCCTACCTCGAAATCGTGGAGGAGGCCAGGTCGCGCGATGCAACCCTGATTGTCATGGGGAAGGTGGGCATGCGCGGCCCGAGGAGGATCTTGATCGGAAGCGTCACCGAGCGGGTGATAGAGCACGCCATGTGCCCCGTCCTTGTTACTACTGGTAGGAGCCAACCATCCATCCTGTGA
- a CDS encoding V-type ATP synthase subunit D produces the protein MARLRVPPTRSSLLRIQRDLDLVSQGHDLLKQKRDVLLMEVTRLLGDAEALQREVQQRLEKAFAALRRANLTMGTEAVRRTSLTVKKTGTVAIRQRSIMGVVVPTIDYSDEEKLLDYSFFGTSAGLDESRLAFKEALEVIAEMAETVVSVMRLAEEAARAQRRINALENVFIPQYKETIAFILETLEEREREDLYVMKLGKARGERQAGAGGSREEPARGRPAEGVKL, from the coding sequence ATGGCCAGGCTGCGGGTGCCACCGACGAGGAGCAGTCTCCTGAGAATTCAGAGGGACCTGGATCTCGTGTCCCAGGGGCATGACTTGCTCAAACAGAAGAGGGATGTGCTCCTCATGGAGGTCACCCGGCTTCTCGGGGATGCCGAGGCCCTCCAGCGGGAGGTGCAGCAGAGGCTCGAGAAGGCCTTCGCAGCGCTCAGGCGGGCCAATCTCACCATGGGGACCGAGGCCGTGAGGCGCACCTCCCTCACCGTGAAAAAGACGGGAACCGTGGCGATCAGGCAGCGGAGCATCATGGGCGTGGTTGTGCCGACTATAGATTACAGTGATGAGGAGAAGCTCCTCGACTATAGCTTCTTTGGAACCTCGGCCGGACTTGATGAAAGCAGGCTTGCATTCAAGGAGGCCCTAGAGGTTATCGCGGAGATGGCGGAGACCGTAGTATCGGTCATGCGACTGGCTGAGGAGGCGGCGCGCGCCCAGCGCAGGATAAACGCCCTCGAGAACGTTTTTATTCCCCAATATAAAGAGACCATAGCATTCATCCTGGAAACGCTCGAGGAGCGGGAGAGGGAGGATCTCTACGTGATGAAGCTCGGGAAGGCCAGGGGCGAGCGCCAGGCTGGAGCCGGGGGGAGCCGGGAGGAACCGGCCAGAGGGCGACCAGCTGAGGGAGTGAAGCTGTGA
- a CDS encoding V-type ATP synthase subunit B: MIEAQEREYLGTSRLFGPILAVEGVSGVGQDEMVEVMEPEGRVRLGRVLEVSEDTAIVQVFEGTAGLIATTTRVRFTGHPLRIPVSRDMLGRVFDYLARPLDGGPAPITDDLRSVEGSAINPTAREYPRDYIQTGISAIDGMNTLVRGQKLPIFSGSGLPHDALAAQIARQARVKGQDEEFAIIFAAMGVKHDTAEFFRRSLEESGVLRNTIMFLNLADDPPIERLVTPRSALTLAEFLAFEVGIHVLVIMTDMTNYAEALREISSVRGELPSRKGYPGYLYSDLASIYERAGRIRNKQGSITQLPVLTMPNDDINHPVPDLTGYITEGQIVLSRDLYHKGIYPPIDVLPSLSRLMKDGIGEDMTRGDHPNVASQLYAAYSRVKAVRSLASVIGEEELSEVDKAYLKFGEEFERRFLKQGPGENRSMEQTLDLAWRTLALLPRDELHRVSQEQIENYMPGRDGPPGDGHRGAEGDGDEGDGDESDDDESDGDGDGDGDGDGRGGGDGPVWPGCGCHRRGAVS, encoded by the coding sequence ATGATAGAAGCACAGGAACGAGAATATCTCGGGACATCCCGGCTCTTCGGCCCCATTCTTGCCGTTGAAGGGGTCAGCGGGGTCGGCCAGGATGAAATGGTGGAGGTCATGGAGCCCGAGGGGCGGGTGAGGCTCGGGCGGGTCCTCGAGGTGTCTGAGGATACAGCTATAGTACAGGTATTCGAGGGCACAGCGGGCCTCATCGCCACGACGACGCGCGTGCGGTTTACTGGCCACCCGCTGCGAATACCCGTATCAAGGGATATGCTCGGGCGGGTATTCGACTACCTGGCGAGGCCCCTCGACGGCGGGCCGGCCCCGATCACAGACGACCTCAGGAGCGTCGAGGGCTCTGCCATCAACCCCACGGCGCGCGAATATCCCCGGGATTATATTCAGACGGGCATATCCGCCATCGACGGCATGAACACCCTCGTGAGGGGGCAGAAGCTCCCAATCTTCTCGGGCTCGGGCCTCCCGCACGATGCGCTTGCCGCCCAGATTGCGCGCCAGGCTAGAGTGAAGGGTCAGGACGAGGAGTTCGCCATAATCTTCGCGGCCATGGGCGTGAAGCACGATACCGCTGAGTTTTTCAGGCGAAGCCTCGAGGAGAGCGGCGTCCTGAGAAATACCATCATGTTCTTGAACCTCGCCGATGACCCGCCCATCGAGCGCCTGGTGACCCCGCGGTCTGCGCTCACGCTGGCTGAATTCCTGGCGTTTGAGGTGGGCATACACGTGCTCGTTATTATGACGGACATGACAAACTACGCGGAAGCCCTGCGCGAGATATCGAGCGTCAGGGGCGAGCTCCCGAGCAGGAAGGGCTATCCTGGCTACCTCTACAGCGACCTGGCCTCCATATATGAGCGGGCGGGCCGCATAAGGAACAAACAGGGCTCGATCACGCAGCTTCCCGTCCTCACCATGCCAAACGATGATATCAACCATCCTGTCCCGGACCTGACGGGATATATCACGGAGGGGCAGATAGTCCTGAGCCGGGATCTCTATCACAAGGGCATCTACCCGCCGATAGATGTGCTTCCCTCGCTATCGAGGTTGATGAAGGACGGCATAGGGGAAGATATGACGAGGGGAGACCACCCCAACGTGGCAAGCCAGCTCTATGCGGCATATTCCCGGGTCAAGGCTGTCCGCTCCCTGGCGTCCGTCATAGGGGAGGAAGAGCTCTCTGAGGTTGATAAGGCATATCTGAAGTTCGGTGAGGAATTTGAGCGGCGGTTTTTGAAGCAGGGGCCCGGTGAGAACCGTTCTATGGAGCAGACGCTGGACCTGGCGTGGCGCACGCTGGCGCTCCTGCCGAGGGACGAGCTCCACCGCGTGAGCCAGGAGCAGATAGAGAACTACATGCCGGGCAGGGATGGCCCTCCAGGCGATGGCCATCGGGGCGCGGAGGGCGATGGTGATGAAGGTGATGGCGATGAGAGTGATGACGATGAGAGTGATGGCGATGGTGACGGCGATGGTGATGGTGATGGCCGGGGGGGGGGTGATGGACCGGTATGGCCAGGCTGCGGGTGCCACCGACGAGGAGCAGTCTCCTGA
- a CDS encoding V-type ATP synthase subunit A: MSDTPVGIINRISGPIVGCKNVTRARMLEHVWVGPERLMGEIIRLEGETATVQVYENTEGLKPGAEVFGTGQLLAVDLGPGLVGQIFDGVERPLEMIRERHGSFIARGANVPPLNPDRKWSVSILVKAGDGLAGGAIVATVQETSAIEHRVMLPPDISGRVVFAAGDGEYSVDDVIARLDSGHEVRCRTRWPVRRRRPYARRLGPYVPLMTGQRVIDTFFPIAKGGVAAIPGGFGTGKTSMQHQLAKWSDADIIIYVGCGERGNEMTEVLSDFPELVDPRTGKSLMERTILIANTSNMPVAAREASIYTGITIAEYFRDMGYHVAMMADSTSRWAEALREISGRLEEMPAEEGFPPYLASRLAEFYERGGLVETLSGRQGSVSIVGAVSPPGGDFSEPVTQHTKRFVRCFWALDKELANARHYPAVNWLESYSEYIDELVEWWQGGPGDGDEGGDSDAGNGSGGKGSRNDSNGRGNAGDAGDARAWDPRWRERRDQAMEILQEEDRLQQIARLVGADALPDDQRLVLRVADMLKEGFLQQNALDDVDSFCPAEKQAKMLDMILHFYERASALLRSGVPLIKVTGFRTISEMMRMKSTVENDHLEKLDDLRRRLDEEFDRVENEYR; encoded by the coding sequence ATGAGTGATACGCCGGTAGGTATCATAAACAGGATCAGCGGCCCCATAGTCGGCTGCAAGAATGTTACGCGCGCGCGGATGCTCGAGCATGTCTGGGTCGGCCCCGAACGCCTCATGGGGGAGATTATAAGGCTTGAAGGGGAGACGGCCACCGTCCAGGTCTACGAGAATACGGAGGGGCTCAAGCCCGGCGCCGAGGTGTTCGGAACGGGCCAGCTGCTTGCCGTTGATCTCGGGCCCGGGCTCGTCGGCCAGATCTTCGACGGCGTCGAGCGGCCTCTCGAGATGATCCGGGAGAGGCACGGGTCTTTCATAGCCAGGGGCGCAAATGTCCCGCCCCTGAACCCCGACAGGAAATGGAGTGTTTCCATCCTGGTCAAAGCCGGCGACGGGCTGGCCGGCGGCGCCATTGTGGCGACAGTGCAGGAGACATCGGCTATAGAGCACAGGGTCATGCTGCCCCCCGATATCTCCGGGCGGGTTGTGTTTGCTGCCGGCGACGGCGAGTACTCGGTCGATGATGTTATCGCCAGGCTTGACAGTGGGCACGAGGTGCGCTGCCGGACCCGCTGGCCGGTCCGCAGGAGGCGGCCATATGCCAGGAGGCTCGGGCCCTACGTGCCGCTTATGACGGGGCAGCGCGTGATCGATACCTTCTTCCCCATAGCAAAGGGCGGGGTTGCCGCCATCCCCGGCGGGTTTGGGACGGGAAAGACCAGCATGCAACACCAGCTCGCGAAGTGGTCTGATGCCGACATTATTATCTATGTTGGTTGCGGCGAGCGGGGCAACGAGATGACGGAGGTCCTCTCGGATTTCCCCGAGCTGGTGGACCCGAGGACCGGTAAATCCCTGATGGAAAGGACCATACTGATCGCAAATACATCAAATATGCCGGTTGCAGCGCGAGAGGCGAGCATATACACGGGTATAACGATCGCCGAGTACTTCCGGGACATGGGGTATCACGTGGCGATGATGGCGGATTCCACCTCCAGGTGGGCCGAGGCGCTGCGCGAGATTTCGGGGCGGCTGGAGGAGATGCCCGCCGAGGAGGGGTTCCCGCCGTATCTTGCCTCGCGCCTGGCGGAATTCTATGAGCGTGGCGGCCTGGTCGAGACCCTGTCCGGAAGGCAGGGCTCCGTGAGCATAGTGGGCGCCGTCTCGCCGCCGGGAGGGGATTTCTCCGAGCCTGTAACCCAGCATACAAAGAGGTTTGTAAGGTGCTTCTGGGCCCTTGACAAGGAGCTGGCCAATGCCAGGCACTACCCGGCCGTCAACTGGCTCGAGAGCTACAGTGAGTATATAGATGAGCTGGTGGAATGGTGGCAGGGGGGGCCGGGCGACGGGGATGAGGGGGGTGATAGTGATGCCGGTAATGGCAGTGGTGGCAAGGGTAGCAGGAATGACAGTAATGGCAGGGGTAACGCGGGCGACGCGGGCGACGCGAGGGCGTGGGATCCGCGCTGGCGCGAGAGGCGCGACCAGGCCATGGAGATTCTCCAGGAGGAGGACCGGCTCCAGCAGATCGCCAGGCTCGTCGGGGCTGATGCCCTGCCGGATGATCAGAGGCTGGTCTTGAGGGTTGCCGACATGCTCAAGGAGGGCTTCCTCCAGCAAAACGCCCTTGACGATGTGGACAGCTTTTGCCCGGCTGAGAAACAGGCGAAGATGCTGGATATGATCCTGCACTTCTATGAAAGAGCCAGCGCCCTCCTGAGGTCCGGCGTGCCCCTTATAAAGGTCACGGGGTTTCGAACCATATCTGAGATGATGCGCATGAAATCCACGGTGGAGAATGACCACCTCGAGAAGCTCGATGACCTCCGCAGGAGGCTTGACGAGGAGTTCGATCGCGTGGAGAATGAATATCGTTGA
- a CDS encoding ATPase: protein MAGSAGSGQQGEVDGKGKGKGKAGNGARRGRWRALAAVIVAIVTLGSAVALAAVLFMVKSFLLPGRALAAPEAAVGAAAPGLGLVAAALATGLATLGAGYAVGVAGAAALGAISERPETFGRALIIVGLAEGIAIYGLIISIMILARI, encoded by the coding sequence ATGGCTGGGAGCGCTGGGAGCGGACAACAGGGCGAGGTGGATGGTAAGGGTAAAGGTAAGGGTAAGGCGGGTAATGGCGCGAGGAGGGGGCGATGGAGGGCCCTTGCGGCCGTCATTGTCGCTATCGTGACCTTGGGGTCCGCGGTAGCCCTTGCGGCCGTCCTCTTTATGGTCAAGAGCTTTCTCCTGCCGGGCCGCGCCCTTGCTGCGCCTGAGGCAGCAGTCGGTGCGGCTGCACCGGGGCTCGGGCTGGTCGCCGCGGCGCTGGCCACAGGCCTCGCGACGCTCGGCGCCGGCTACGCGGTGGGCGTCGCGGGCGCGGCGGCCCTGGGGGCCATAAGCGAGCGACCGGAGACTTTCGGCCGGGCTCTGATCATCGTGGGCCTGGCTGAAGGTATAGCAATATACGGGCTCATAATCTCGATCATGATCCTCGCGAGGATCTGA
- a CDS encoding V-type ATPase subunit, with protein MSVKDLAAAQAITRGLLGRLIGPQGVDALARSEDVSAAFAFLERTPYGGAMAKVPRARRVFREVEHALRQSLIDDAIRIWHFLGRAHRQALTLLMARYEITNIKAVFGAIEGGEDPGAMRGFLFEMGPLGRVDVDRLVESTSVAALVEALKGSPYGETLDHALDRYRAEKTLFPVEVALDLQYFRGLLAGLEVLSDEDRRSMLAAVGPEIDARNLLWVLRYRFNFGLEPEEIFNYIAPSGLELTDEMLWKVARSEDPAEIASALPRDFGALVEESRRGRQLDLIHLDVLLRRRLWRRAWRAIIRGPFSLGMVAGYLIVKRIELDEIITVLESRRYGMPDTEIASFLIHQDQGRKR; from the coding sequence TTGAGCGTCAAGGATTTAGCAGCTGCCCAGGCCATTACCCGGGGCCTCTTAGGGAGGCTCATAGGCCCGCAGGGGGTCGACGCCCTCGCAAGGAGCGAGGATGTATCAGCCGCCTTTGCATTCCTCGAGCGGACCCCCTACGGGGGAGCAATGGCGAAGGTGCCAAGGGCGCGGCGGGTCTTTCGCGAGGTCGAGCATGCGCTGCGCCAGAGCCTGATCGATGACGCCATCAGGATATGGCACTTCCTCGGGAGGGCGCACCGCCAGGCCCTCACGCTGCTCATGGCGCGCTATGAGATAACAAACATAAAGGCCGTGTTTGGCGCCATCGAGGGTGGCGAGGATCCCGGGGCGATGAGAGGATTCCTTTTTGAGATGGGCCCCCTCGGGAGGGTTGACGTGGACAGGCTTGTGGAATCCACGAGCGTTGCCGCTCTGGTGGAGGCCCTGAAGGGCTCGCCCTACGGCGAGACCCTCGATCACGCCCTGGACCGATATAGAGCCGAAAAGACCCTTTTCCCTGTAGAGGTGGCGCTTGATTTACAGTATTTCAGAGGCCTCCTGGCTGGCCTCGAGGTGCTTAGTGATGAGGACCGGAGGTCCATGCTTGCCGCTGTAGGTCCAGAAATAGATGCCAGGAATCTCCTGTGGGTGCTACGATACCGGTTCAACTTCGGCCTCGAGCCGGAGGAGATCTTCAACTATATCGCGCCCTCCGGCCTGGAGCTCACCGACGAGATGCTCTGGAAGGTGGCCAGGTCCGAGGATCCGGCTGAGATAGCCTCCGCCCTGCCCCGCGATTTCGGGGCCCTGGTGGAGGAGTCGCGGCGGGGCCGGCAGCTGGATCTCATTCACCTTGACGTTCTCCTGAGGCGGCGTCTATGGCGCAGGGCGTGGAGGGCTATTATCCGGGGCCCTTTCTCGCTTGGCATGGTGGCGGGCTACCTGATAGTCAAGCGGATCGAGCTGGATGAGATTATAACTGTGCTGGAAAGCAGGCGATATGGGATGCCGGACACAGAGATCGCCTCCTTTCTCATCCACCAGGACCAGGGCAGGAAAAGGTGA